A window of Brettanomyces nanus chromosome 2, complete sequence contains these coding sequences:
- a CDS encoding uncharacterized protein (BUSCO:EOG093436CV~EggNog:ENOG41) — protein sequence MVMLSTSQQLLNFAISKRYLSLNPEELDELYKTCSQYVNDSGQFDGLDVLDQNSLLLLLYQVCLLTCHDIEANATMEKVTDLINDNQLINQQSEWLIYWRSVWLETQAGKSGQLDVVFEYINNSMHKFIKDLNRKVGTTLGAAGDPGKLRSDDDLYVLKKRKASMFQSDPQKYVVKLLELIDLRPLDYETWCELADVYLANGELEKCHYCYLEVLLGLPSAYNIWARMGEVTLLMAKSVNGKASTKYLKNCVRYFSRSVELCELFSRGWCGLYVTLSRLSDKGGDYTTLKQLTNDKLNHIVNAKLANHTEIANIEWILHNY from the coding sequence ATGGTCATGCTTTCGACATCTCAGCAGTTGCTCAATTTTGCTATATCAAAACGATATCTTTCACTAAATCCGGAGGAATTGGACGAACTCTACAAAACATGCTCACAGTATGTAAATGATTCAGGGCAGTTCGACGGATTGGACGTATTGGACCAGAATTCGCTCCTCTTGTTACTTTACCAGGTGTGTTTACTAACATGCCACGACATCGAGGCAAATGCAACGATGGAAAAGGTGACTGACTTGATCAATGATAACCAGCTAATCAACCAGCAGTCTGAATGGCTGATCTACTGGCGTAGTGTGTGGCTGGAGACACAGGCTGGTAAATCGGGCCAACTGGACGTAGTTTTTGAGTACATAAATAACTCGATGCATAAATTCATCAAGGATTTGAACAGGAAGGTTGGCACCACCTTGGGAGCTGCTGGGGACCCGGGTAAACTACGATCGGACGACGATTTGTACGTGCTAAAGAAACGTAAGGCATCGATGTTCCAGTCAGATCCCCAGAAGTACGTTGTCAAGCTATtggaattgattgatttaCGTCCGTTGGATTATGAGACTTGGTGTGAGTTGGCAGACGTTTATCTGGCCAATGGCGAGCTTGAGAAGTGTCATTACTGCTACTTAGAGGTTCTATTAGGCTTACCTTCTGCTTATAATATCTGGGCTAGAATGGGTGAGGTGACCTTGTTAATGGCCAAGTCTGTGAACGGTAAGGCGTCTACAAAGTACCTTAAAAATTGTGTTCGGTACTTCTCTCGATCTGTAGAACTATGTGAATTGTTTAGTCGAGGATGGTGCGGATTATACGTGACATTATCCCGCTTATCAGACAAAGGAGGCGATTATACGACCTTGAAACAGTTGACGAATGACAAATTGAACCACATCGTCAATGCAAAGTTGGCTAACCACACAGAAATCGCAAACATTGAATGGATCTTGCATAATTATTAA
- the GLN1 gene encoding glutamate--ammonia ligase — MVYTEHTTTLEKYMSLPQKGKVIAEYIWIDSQGGLRSKGKTLSKAVTDLSQLSEWNFDGSSTGQAVGTNSDVYLRPVAYYPDPFRKGDNILVLCECWNSDGTPNKFNHRHECNKLMTAHFDEKVWFGLEQEYTLLDPDDGYIYGWPKGGFPAPQGPYYCGVGAGKVFARDVIEAHYRACLYAGVTITGINGEVMPAQWEFQVGPCLGIKMGDELWMARYLLDRVAEEFGVKVTLHPKPLKGDWNGAGCHTNVSTELMRHPGGMKYINDAIDKLSKRHSEHIALYGTDNALRLTGKHETASMENFSAGVANRGASIRIPRSVQATGYGYFEDRRPASNIDPYLVTGIMVETVCGSIPDADMSKEFKRESQ; from the coding sequence ATGGTTTATACCGAGCACACTACAACTCTTGAAAAGTACATGAGCCTACCCCAAAAGGGTAAGGTGATTGCCGAATACATCTGGATTGACTCTCAAGGGGGTCTGAGATCTAAGGGTAAGACTCTGTCAAAAGCAGTGACAGATTTGTCGCAGTTGTCGGAGTGGAACTTCGATGGTTCTTCCACTGGTCAGGCCGTTGGTACCAATTCGGATGTTTACTTAAGACCTGTTGCCTATTATCCTGATCCTTTCAGAAAGGGGGACAACATCTTGGTCTTGTGTGAGTGTTGGAACAGTGATGGTACTCCAAACAAGTTCAATCACAGACATGAGTGCAACAAGTTGATGACTGCtcattttgatgagaaggTCTGGTTTGGCTTGGAACAAGAGTATACTCTGTTGGATCCTGATGATGGATACATCTATGGTTGGCCAAAGGGAGGATTCCCTGCTCCTCAGGGTCCTTATTACTGTGGTGTTGGTGCTGGTAAGGTGTTTGCCAGAGATGTCATTGAGGCACACTATAGAGCTTGTCTTTATGCTGGTGTCACCATTACCGGTATTAACGGAGAAGTGATGCCTGCTCAATGGGAGTTCCAGGTTGGTCCTTGTTTAGGTATCAAAATGGGAGATGAGTTATGGATGGCCAGATATCTTTTGGATAGAGTCGCCGAGGAGTTTGGTGTCAAGGTtactcttcatccaaagcCTTTGAAAGGAGACTGGAACGGTGCTGGTTGCCACACAAACGTTTCTACCGAGCTTATGAGACATCCTGGAGGAATGAAGTACATCAATGATGCCATTGACAAGTTGTCTAAGAGACACAGTGAGCACATTGCTTTGTATGGTACCGATAATGCTTTGAGATTGACTGGTAAGCACGAAACTGCTTCCATGGAGAATTTCTCTGCCGGTGTTGCCAACAGAGGTGCTTCTATCAGAATCCCAAGGTCTGTTCAGGCTACTGGCTACGGTTACTTTGAAGACAGAAGACCTGCTTCCAACATTGATCCTTATTTGGTTACTGGTATCATGGTTGAGACTGTTTGTGGTTCTATTCCTGATGCTGATATGTCCAAGGAGTTCAAGAGAGAGTCGCAGTAG
- a CDS encoding uncharacterized protein (BUSCO:EOG09343NMA) produces the protein MVGYFLKDSVKLADKVENNQIDQNKSNNELVLEQSSKTKPRFTRPPKNYANHIPLYTSEKIAMFVVSAIGSFLHPEKNQYIVALGESTAIPPFLKHLRQQMLDDPTGRQILRDRPNITSETLNLEKLASYGENTFGRTYYDWLKREKVSPDTRVPVRFIDDEELAFVFQRYRQCHDFYHALAGLPITREGEIAVKFFEFLNIGTPFAGMGAIFAPWNMKKRSQRRRLLSIYYPWAIESAAHCKNNLINIYWEKIMDKDVGELREELGITKPPDMRELRRRERAERHNK, from the coding sequence CAAAACAAAAGTAACAATGAATTGGTTCTAGAACAAAGTTCAAAGACTAAACCCCGGTTTACTAGACCACCCAAAAACTACGCCAATCATATTCCTCTCTATACAAGTGAGAAGATAGCTATGTTTGTGGTGAGTGCCATTGGATCATTTTTACACCCGGAAAAAAACCAGTACATTGTGGCATTGGGAGAAAGCACTGCCATTCCACCGTTTTTAAAGCATTTACGTCAGCAAATGCTTGACGATCCTACGGGAAGACAGATCTTAAGAGATCGGCCTAATATTACGTCTGAGACATTAAATCTGGAGAAACTTGCCAGTTATGGAGAAAATACCTTCGGAAGAACCTACTATGATTGGttaaaaagagaaaaggtTTCTCCGGATACTAGAGTTCCTGTTAGATTCATTGATGACGAGGAGTTGGCATTTGTATTTCAGAGATATAGACAATGTCATGACTTCTATCATGCATTAGCAGGTTTGCCGATTACTAGAGAGGGAGAAATAGCAgtcaagttctttgagtTTCTTAATATAGGAACTCCATTTGCAGGAATGGGGGCCATATTTGCACCATggaatatgaagaaaagaagtcaaagaagaagattacTTAGTATTTATTATCCATGGGCTATTGAATCTGCGGCTCATTGCAAGAACAACTTGATTAATATTTATTGGGAGAAAATCATGGATAAAGATGTTGGAGAATTGAGAGAGGAGTTGGGTATTACGAAGCCACCTGATATGAGGGAGCTAAGGAGGAGAGAGAGGGCAGAAAGACATAATAAGTGA